The genomic interval CCGCTGGTGGCTGCATCAAAGTTGGTGATCAGATCGGTCCAACTCATTTCTTCGTCACGTAATCGCACGGAGCTGGCGATGTAGTAGATCGTTCCCAACAGCAAGGCGATCAAACTGGCCGCCATGCAGTAGCCGGCCAAACGAATCCAGAGCACGGGGCGACCGATATTGGTCGAGCGAACGGAAGCTTTCCTGGCAACCTCCAGCAGTTGTTCACAGAGTCGACTGAGACCACATGCGGGAAAGCGATCATCGATTCGCTTGCACAAAGTCGCAATCGTTTCAATGATCCGTTCGTCTTTGAGATAGATCTCGTTGGACATTTTTCGCGGTGCTGTTCTTGAGGGAGCCGATTCAGACGGCCAAGTATTCTTCGATGGCTTCTTGGATAATATCGATCGGAGGACGAGTCCCGGTCCAACGCGTCAGACACTGGCTCAAAGCGGCGGCGCGGCGTTCTTCTACACTGATGAAGGTGTAGCCGAGTTTTGAAAGTGCGGCGTGGTTTCCACCGTCGGGATTTTCCTGACTGTCAGAAAGGTCGATCACCAAGGTGGACTGGTCATTGGCGGGCCATTTGCTGACGTTGACCGGTTCGCTGAGTACGATCAGCTTGGAATGCTCGATGGACTCGGAATCGGCCCATGCGATCGGTGATTGCGTGTCGATGTCGACCATGGTTTTTGGAAAACGGACGTCGGTGTCGCCGATCCACAGGACCGGCCCCATCGCATCGCCGTCAGCCACACTCTCAGGAGAGCGAAAATGGCTGCGAATCAATTCTTCCAGCCAACTCGATTCGGCATTCTCCGACCGATAGGCTTGCTTGTCAGTGGAGTCCCAAAAGAAGCACGTCGGGGGCGCGCCCTCGGAAACCTTTTCTGTTTGTTGGCTCTGCTCGATCTGCTGGGAAGACTCGGCCTCTGCAGTGGTGTCGGTCGGAGTGACCCTCTGACGAAGGTGGCCAGCTGCTGCCGCGTTGACATCGTCCAGTAACAGGCCACGGAACCCCATCACCTTTGCACCCGTGATCGCGGCATCAATGTTTTCCGGATGAACGTCCAGAGAGAGAACACGCCAGTCCAACCGCATCGCCTTGAATGCTCTTTCTAGAGCAAACTGCGACGGATTGCCAGCGATCGGATGTCCCAGCACGGCGATGATCGGTTCGGTTGCACCATCCATGATCGGAAACACAGGAAATGGAGGAATCTGGCGGCCGCGTTCGGCAGCCGAGTTGAAAGGATCTGGGTCTGCGGAACGAGCTTTGGAATCAGCGTGGCGAGGAATGCCCCCTCGGTCAACTCCCGGTGGTCGCCCCCCCGAAGCCAACTCTCGGTGGTCAACTCATCGGCCAACGACGTAGTGGAAAATCCCGTAAAAGTGAATCGAGGCAGCGAAGATCACCAAAACATGCCAAACAGCATGCAGATACTTGCTGCGATAATCATTGACGAGGACCGCAACCCCCAAAGTGTAGACAATCCCGCCGCTGAGCATAGCGAGCCCCAGTTCACGCGGAACGCTCCCGTATAGGGGGATCGATGGCAACCAACCCAACAGCAAGTAGCTGACGGTGGTCACCGAGTTGATCCGGTGCCGAAAAGCCAGCTTTGCCGCGATCCCGACTGCAGCGGCAAGCCAAATCGCTACCTGAAGGGAAACCTGGGCGCTGCCGTTGAGGTAGCGGAAAACGATCGGGGAATACGTCCCCGAGATCATCGCGTAAATCATGGCTTGGTCCCAAGCCCTCATCGTGTCCCGCAACGGTTGACGTTTGACGTGATGGGAAAGCGTCGAACAGAGAAACGTTGCCGATACGGCGGTGATGTAGGCCGTGCATGCATAAGCCAGTCCGTGTTCGGCTTTCCAAGCGGCACCAATCAATGGCACCGCTGCCACCAGTGTGAGGGCGACTGCAAAGCCATGAGTCAGCGTGTTGAGCCATTCTTGACCATCGCGCTGCAGTGGCGAAGATTCCAGAGTGTCCGGTGAATTCACAG from Stieleria varia carries:
- the trhA gene encoding PAQR family membrane homeostasis protein TrhA, translating into MNSPDTLESSPLQRDGQEWLNTLTHGFAVALTLVAAVPLIGAAWKAEHGLAYACTAYITAVSATFLCSTLSHHVKRQPLRDTMRAWDQAMIYAMISGTYSPIVFRYLNGSAQVSLQVAIWLAAAVGIAAKLAFRHRINSVTTVSYLLLGWLPSIPLYGSVPRELGLAMLSGGIVYTLGVAVLVNDYRSKYLHAVWHVLVIFAASIHFYGIFHYVVGR